The Thioalkalivibrio sulfidiphilus HL-EbGr7 genome includes a window with the following:
- a CDS encoding DUF1496 domain-containing protein — MSNSHTPPHVGAQDPELRNSPIAMEMDEESDVLKQEVPGEPACYFNDIAYQHGDYVNSGGMLLRCDRGVWVQSVEGVE, encoded by the coding sequence ATGAGCAACAGCCATACCCCGCCCCACGTGGGCGCGCAGGATCCCGAACTGCGCAACTCCCCCATCGCCATGGAGATGGACGAGGAGTCCGATGTGCTCAAGCAGGAGGTGCCGGGAGAACCCGCGTGCTACTTCAATGACATCGCCTACCAGCACGGCGATTACGTCAACAGCGGCGGCATGCTGCTGCGCTGCGACCGCGGCGTGTGGGTACAGTCCGTGGAGGGCGTGGAGTAG